The following are encoded in a window of Mycoplasmopsis bovis PG45 genomic DNA:
- a CDS encoding restriction endonuclease subunit S, giving the protein MSLWQVVYFDKRFKGVEKHKQSKVLKYKHISSEELNSIKKDNNGKVRLLSTGKLDGFCNIELDDNRVNFGKVITIPTGGSAIIKYHSGYFIDSLNILMESQDNNLYDSKYIYYCLLEQSDLIQQYFKGSSIQHPDMKKIVEISLLIPNIEIQRNIVRTIEVLEPLIAIYSELFSELELLRNELPKKLENSIINYAMEGKLVKQDQNNDSVDNLINEIYKEKQKLVEQGKLKKADLNNLIIYKNDNDNSYYEKFENGREEKIEVPFEIPYNWIWSRFNKVVNFKIGKTPPTNDLSFWNGKIPWVSISDMIKNSKIKSTKKFISKKALSSYFNNNLVKKETLIMSFKLTVGKTSILGIDAVHNEGIISIYPYFDKNNLFRDFLMLFLPIFSQFGDKKEAIKGGTLNTKSLSKLLIPIPPLKEQQRIVENITKIQKLLKNL; this is encoded by the coding sequence ATGAGCCTATGACAAGTAGTTTATTTTGATAAGAGATTTAAGGGTGTGGAAAAACACAAGCAAAGCAAAGTTTTAAAATATAAACACATTTCAAGCGAAGAATTAAATTCTATAAAAAAGGATAACAACGGTAAGGTACGACTTCTTTCAACAGGTAAATTAGATGGTTTTTGTAATATTGAGCTTGATGATAATAGAGTTAATTTTGGCAAAGTAATAACAATACCGACAGGTGGCTCAGCAATAATTAAATATCATAGTGGCTATTTTATAGATAGTTTAAATATACTAATGGAATCTCAAGATAACAATCTTTATGATTCAAAATACATATATTATTGTTTGTTAGAGCAAAGCGATCTTATACAACAATACTTTAAAGGTTCATCAATTCAACATCCTGATATGAAAAAAATAGTAGAAATTTCCTTACTTATTCCAAATATTGAAATTCAAAGAAATATAGTAAGAACTATTGAAGTATTAGAGCCGCTTATAGCAATATATTCTGAATTATTCAGCGAGTTAGAACTATTAAGAAATGAATTACCTAAGAAACTTGAAAACTCAATTATTAATTATGCTATGGAAGGCAAACTTGTTAAACAAGATCAAAATAATGATTCTGTAGATAATTTAATAAATGAAATTTATAAAGAAAAACAAAAACTTGTTGAACAAGGAAAACTTAAAAAAGCAGATTTAAACAATTTAATTATTTATAAAAATGATAATGATAACTCATATTATGAGAAGTTTGAAAATGGCAGGGAAGAAAAAATAGAAGTTCCATTTGAAATTCCATATAATTGAATTTGATCTCGCTTTAACAAGGTTGTTAACTTTAAAATAGGCAAAACACCACCTACAAATGATTTGAGTTTTTGGAATGGGAAGATACCGTGAGTTTCAATTTCAGATATGATTAAAAATTCAAAGATTAAATCAACTAAAAAGTTTATTTCTAAAAAGGCATTATCTTCATATTTTAATAATAATTTAGTTAAAAAAGAAACTCTTATTATGAGTTTTAAATTAACTGTGGGTAAAACATCTATCTTAGGAATTGATGCTGTGCATAATGAAGGAATAATATCTATATACCCCTACTTTGATAAAAATAATCTATTTAGAGATTTTTTGATGCTATTTTTACCTATTTTTTCTCAATTTGGTGATAAGAAAGAGGCTATTAAAGGTGGCACTTTGAATACTAAAAGTTTATCAAAGTTATTAATCCCCATTCCACCATTGAAGGAACAACAAAGAATTGTAGAAAATATAACAAAAATACAAAAATTACTAAAAAATTTATAA
- the hsdR gene encoding EcoAI/FtnUII family type I restriction enzme subunit R has protein sequence MAGDFRFLQKKMVKVDQKLLSSKEKLNSYEVYLSLYQQLLGQNKEEYYKKFDRDFFDLIIVDEAHRGSVKEDSNWRDILEYFESATQLGMTATPKNDADGSNHEYFGEPVYTYSLKQGIEDGFLAPYTVKRINLDIDLTGYRPEKNETDIYDNLIEDKIYTQKEYDKKLIIDNRTEIVAKYVSDFLKETNNRYAKTIFFCQDTNHADRLAQELRNQNQDIVKNESRYVMRITGDDDEGKAQLDNFIDPNSKFPTLVTTSKLLTTGVNVRTCKFIVIDSNIQSMTEFKQIIGRGTRISEKHNKQFFTIIDFRSVTNKFADPDFDGDNANIVSISKDKINIDPVDYNEASMLVCDQPPIDSKSYSDKRYRINNVDVNVINEQIQFIDENGQLITTSLIDYTKRTILGEYATLSNFLTRWKKEDRKNVILEELEKKGINIEDLRKKNKNYKDLDEFDLLLQIAYNKEPLTKKQRIQNLKDSNFLQNYQSPVKEVLEILIAKYLDGGIKEIEDIQILRTKEFEKIATTTEIIRMFGGKSHYLEIVKSLSKQIYSDY, from the coding sequence ATGGCAGGCGATTTTAGATTTTTACAGAAAAAAATGGTTAAAGTTGATCAAAAATTGTTATCCTCAAAAGAAAAATTAAATTCTTATGAAGTGTATTTATCTTTATATCAACAACTATTGGGCCAAAATAAAGAAGAATATTATAAGAAATTTGATAGGGATTTCTTTGATCTTATTATAGTTGATGAAGCACATAGAGGATCTGTAAAAGAAGATAGTAATTGAAGAGATATACTTGAATATTTTGAATCAGCCACACAATTAGGAATGACAGCCACGCCAAAAAATGATGCTGATGGATCTAATCATGAATATTTCGGCGAACCAGTATATACTTATTCTTTAAAACAAGGAATTGAAGATGGTTTTTTAGCTCCATATACTGTCAAAAGAATTAATTTAGATATAGATTTAACAGGTTATAGACCTGAAAAAAATGAAACAGATATATATGATAATTTAATTGAAGATAAAATATATACTCAAAAAGAATATGATAAAAAATTAATAATAGATAACAGAACAGAAATTGTTGCAAAATATGTATCTGATTTTTTAAAAGAGACTAATAATAGATATGCAAAAACAATTTTCTTTTGTCAAGATACAAATCATGCTGATAGATTAGCTCAAGAACTTAGAAACCAAAATCAAGATATTGTCAAAAATGAAAGTCGATATGTAATGAGAATTACAGGAGATGATGATGAAGGCAAGGCACAGCTAGATAATTTTATAGATCCCAACTCAAAATTCCCTACCTTAGTAACTACTTCAAAATTATTAACAACTGGAGTTAATGTTAGAACTTGTAAATTTATAGTCATTGATTCTAATATTCAGTCAATGACAGAGTTTAAACAAATAATAGGTAGAGGTACAAGAATAAGTGAAAAACATAATAAACAGTTTTTTACTATTATTGATTTTAGATCTGTTACAAATAAATTTGCAGATCCTGATTTTGATGGTGATAATGCTAATATAGTATCAATTAGTAAGGATAAAATAAATATTGATCCAGTTGATTATAATGAAGCATCAATGCTTGTTTGTGACCAACCGCCTATTGATTCAAAATCTTATAGTGATAAGAGATATAGGATAAATAATGTGGATGTTAATGTTATTAATGAGCAAATTCAATTTATAGATGAGAATGGTCAACTAATCACCACTTCTTTAATCGACTATACAAAAAGAACAATTCTAGGAGAATATGCTACACTTAGCAATTTTCTTACTAGATGAAAAAAAGAAGATAGAAAAAATGTCATTTTAGAAGAATTAGAAAAAAAAGGAATTAATATAGAAGATCTAAGAAAGAAAAATAAAAATTATAAAGATTTAGATGAATTTGATCTTTTATTACAAATTGCTTACAATAAAGAGCCATTAACTAAAAAGCAAAGAATCCAAAATCTTAAAGATAGCAATTTTTTACAAAATTATCAAAGCCCTGTTAAAGAAGTGTTAGAGATTTTAATTGCAAAATATTTAGATGGTGGAATTAAGGAAATTGAAGATATCCAAATTCTTAGAACAAAAGAATTTGAAAAAATAGCCACCACAACAGAAATTATAAGAATGTTTGGCGGGAAATCACACTATTTAGAAATTGTCAAATCTCTATCAAAACAAATTTATTCAGATTACTAA
- a CDS encoding DEAD/DEAH box helicase family protein, with protein sequence MIKKSKMSEEDIKIKFINPILEKKGWEIGKNLSTEYNFTDGSIKILPDRKTLRSERKIADYFLYYNNVALAVIEAKNNTKSPSHGLQQAIGYADILKCDFAYSTNGDSFVELDKITGKQRDLKLEDFPTVDELIERHKQEKSISNDEWEAVSTPNYYVQGFSTARYYQDNVINKVVQEIVKGRKRLMFVMATGTGKTFVASQIIHKLITRKIKKRVLF encoded by the coding sequence ATGATTAAAAAAAGTAAAATGTCAGAAGAAGATATCAAGATAAAATTCATAAATCCTATACTCGAAAAAAAAGGATGAGAAATTGGCAAAAATCTTAGTACTGAATATAACTTTACTGATGGATCCATTAAAATTTTACCAGATAGAAAAACTTTAAGATCTGAAAGAAAGATTGCTGATTACTTTCTCTATTATAATAATGTAGCATTAGCTGTTATTGAGGCTAAAAACAATACTAAATCACCTAGTCATGGTCTACAACAAGCAATTGGATATGCCGACATATTAAAATGTGACTTTGCTTATTCTACTAACGGTGACAGTTTTGTAGAACTTGACAAGATTACAGGCAAACAAAGAGACCTAAAGTTAGAAGATTTTCCTACTGTTGATGAATTAATAGAGAGACATAAACAAGAAAAAAGTATAAGTAATGATGAATGAGAAGCAGTATCAACCCCTAACTATTATGTTCAAGGTTTTAGTACAGCTAGATATTATCAAGATAATGTAATAAATAAAGTTGTTCAAGAAATAGTCAAAGGTAGAAAAAGGCTAATGTTTGTTATGGCTACCGGTACTGGAAAAACTTTTGTTGCTTCTCAAATAATTCATAAACTTATTACAAGAAAAATAAAAAAAAGAGTTCTCTTCTAA
- a CDS encoding tyrosine-type recombinase/integrase encodes MKRFRTYLKHQGLSDNTINSYLYGVNYFVNNYKLNYDNLLKYKNFLIDNFKPKTVNLRIQSINRYLEFINKIDLKIRAIKIQNKSYLENVISNADYLFFKRKLKITGFYKWYYIVWFLAATGARISELIKIKIEHIQLGYFDVYSKSGKTRRLYIPSKLSLSLKKWLLEEKRDSGYLFLNKYNNSISSRGVSQGLKKFAKKFGLDTNVVYPHSFRHLYAKNFLEKFNDISLLADIMGHESIETTRIYLRKTFSEQQKIIDSVVDW; translated from the coding sequence ATGAAAAGATTTAGAACATATTTAAAACATCAAGGATTATCAGATAACACTATAAACTCTTATTTATACGGTGTTAATTATTTTGTAAATAATTACAAATTAAATTATGATAATCTTTTAAAATATAAAAATTTTTTAATAGACAATTTTAAACCTAAAACAGTTAATTTAAGAATCCAAAGCATAAATAGATATCTTGAGTTTATTAATAAGATAGATTTAAAAATAAGAGCAATTAAAATACAAAATAAATCATATTTGGAAAATGTTATAAGTAATGCTGACTATTTATTTTTTAAAAGAAAACTAAAAATAACAGGTTTTTATAAGTGATACTATATTGTATGATTTTTAGCTGCAACAGGGGCTAGAATAAGTGAACTAATAAAAATTAAAATAGAACATATTCAATTAGGGTATTTTGATGTTTATTCAAAAAGCGGGAAAACTAGAAGACTATATATACCAAGCAAATTATCTTTATCATTAAAAAAATGATTATTAGAAGAAAAAAGAGATTCTGGTTATCTGTTTTTAAACAAATATAATAATTCTATAAGTTCCAGAGGTGTGTCACAGGGGCTGAAAAAATTTGCAAAAAAATTTGGATTAGACACAAACGTAGTATACCCGCATTCATTTAGACATTTATATGCAAAAAATTTTTTAGAAAAATTTAATGACATATCCCTTTTGGCGGACATTATGGGTCATGAAAGCATAGAAACCACAAGGATTTATTTAAGAAAAACTTTTTCCGAGCAACAAAAAATAATAGATTCTGTTGTAGACTGGTAA
- a CDS encoding restriction endonuclease subunit S, whose translation MTADQLRKSILQWAIRGKLTKQNSDESAADLLNEIRSEKQKLIEENKVKKMDLINSFIYKNPGDNCYYEKFEDGREEKIEVPFEIPDNWRWVRINCAYQYIPTGVKKYSGSKKYFSTGSINYDNITPEQECLFNGRPTRANRIVYYNQIIEARMINTNKATIIDERLDGQLVSTGFFCYQVVLGEIEYLKIIFDSHYFKKTKNSLCTGTTQKSINDENLSKILVPLAPLEEQRRIVELIHKLDSLIGKYSKFEIELSELEEELPTKLEKSIINYAMKGKLVKQDQNNDSVDNLINEIYKEKQKLVEQGKLKKADLNNLIIYKNDNDNSYYENQSTKPYIKLGNIAELYTGDSINKTFKKKFLSAFSELSYISTKDVGFDKEISYDNGVWIPENFKNEYKIAPKNSILLCIEGGSAGRKMAITKRDVAFGNKLCCINSNNLSNKFLSYFFQCDTFKNMFNSKTKGIISGISLSNLKSIEIPIFSGTYQEKLINKLNLIGTIIKKLC comes from the coding sequence ATGACAGCTGACCAATTAAGGAAAAGTATTTTACAATGAGCAATTCGCGGCAAATTGACTAAACAAAATTCTGATGAATCAGCTGCTGATTTATTAAATGAAATTAGGTCAGAAAAGCAAAAACTAATAGAAGAAAACAAAGTTAAAAAGATGGATCTGATTAATTCTTTTATATACAAAAACCCTGGTGATAATTGTTATTATGAGAAGTTTGAAGATGGCAGGGAAGAAAAAATAGAAGTTCCATTTGAAATACCAGATAATTGGAGATGAGTAAGAATAAATTGTGCGTATCAATATATTCCGACAGGTGTTAAAAAATATTCAGGAAGCAAAAAATACTTCTCAACTGGCTCTATAAATTATGACAACATTACTCCTGAACAAGAATGTTTATTTAATGGCAGACCAACAAGAGCCAATAGAATTGTTTACTATAATCAAATTATAGAAGCCAGGATGATAAACACAAATAAGGCAACAATAATCGACGAGAGATTAGATGGTCAGTTAGTTTCAACAGGCTTTTTTTGCTACCAAGTTGTTTTAGGAGAAATAGAATATCTTAAAATTATTTTTGATTCACATTATTTTAAAAAAACAAAGAATAGTTTGTGCACTGGCACAACTCAAAAAAGTATAAACGATGAAAATCTTAGTAAAATACTAGTTCCACTTGCTCCATTGGAAGAACAACGAAGAATTGTAGAATTGATACATAAATTAGATTCACTAATTGGTAAATACTCTAAATTTGAAATTGAATTATCAGAACTAGAAGAAGAATTACCAACTAAACTTGAAAAATCAATTATTAATTACGCCATGAAAGGCAAACTTGTTAAACAAGATCAAAATAATGATTCTGTAGATAATTTAATAAATGAAATTTATAAAGAAAAACAAAAACTTGTTGAACAAGGAAAACTTAAAAAAGCAGATTTAAACAATTTAATTATTTATAAAAATGATAATGATAACTCATATTATGAGAATCAGAGCACTAAACCATATATAAAATTAGGTAATATTGCAGAGTTATATACAGGTGATAGTATTAATAAAACATTTAAGAAAAAATTTTTGTCAGCATTTTCAGAACTAAGCTATATAAGTACTAAAGATGTAGGGTTCGACAAGGAAATTTCATATGATAATGGTGTTTGAATACCTGAAAATTTTAAAAATGAATATAAAATTGCTCCTAAAAATTCTATACTTCTTTGTATAGAGGGTGGAAGCGCAGGAAGAAAAATGGCTATAACAAAAAGAGATGTAGCTTTTGGAAATAAATTATGTTGCATTAATTCAAATAACTTATCAAACAAATTTCTATCTTACTTTTTTCAATGTGATACATTTAAAAATATGTTTAATTCAAAAACAAAAGGTATTATAAGTGGTATAAGTCTATCTAATTTAAAAAGTATAGAAATCCCTATATTTTCAGGAACATATCAAGAAAAGCTAATAAATAAATTAAATTTAATAGGTACAATAATTAAAAAACTTTGTTAA
- a CDS encoding class I SAM-dependent DNA methyltransferase, protein MSVDTFINRIRNITRQDPGINGDAQRIEQMSWLLFLKIYDSKDKIWEMEDDSYKSIIPDNLKWSNWGSGSNSITGDELLNFVNNELLKTLKEIKINPDMPFRKQIVKSAFEDISNYMKDGTLLRQVINVIDELNFDNIKEIHLFNDIYETILKKIQEGGSGEFYTPRALTDFIAEILDPKLGQTMADLACGTGGFLTSFLNRVNEQKNTLEDIKKYSQSVYGIEKKGFPYLLAVINLFLHNVDDPNLLHGNSLEKNVKDYSEDEKFDLIMMNPPFGGSEQKIIQSNFPKDLRSAETADLFMLVIMHRLKMGGKAAVILPDGFLFGTGAQKNIKKKLFSEFNVHTIIRLPKTVFSPYTDINTNIIFFDNNGSTKSTWFYRLDMPENQKNFSKTKPMVSKHLDPIRQWWNNRNEIIEDTFYKSKQFSISEIEELDYNLNQCGYLEQSEEVLEPMELIKQYYDRRTELNNKIDNVISEIIKILEKK, encoded by the coding sequence ATGTCAGTAGACACTTTTATAAACAGAATAAGAAATATAACTAGACAAGACCCGGGTATTAATGGTGATGCTCAAAGAATCGAACAAATGTCATGATTACTTTTTTTAAAAATATATGACAGCAAAGATAAGATATGAGAAATGGAAGATGATAGCTATAAATCTATTATCCCTGATAACTTAAAATGAAGCAATTGAGGTTCTGGTTCAAATTCAATTACAGGTGATGAATTATTAAATTTTGTTAACAATGAGCTTTTAAAAACTTTAAAAGAAATAAAAATTAACCCCGATATGCCTTTTAGAAAACAAATTGTTAAGTCTGCGTTTGAAGATATTAGCAACTATATGAAAGATGGTACTCTACTAAGACAGGTTATAAATGTAATTGATGAATTGAATTTTGACAATATTAAAGAGATACATCTATTTAATGATATATATGAAACTATATTAAAAAAAATTCAAGAAGGTGGTTCTGGTGAATTTTATACTCCGAGAGCCTTAACTGATTTTATAGCTGAAATATTAGACCCAAAATTAGGTCAAACTATGGCAGATTTGGCATGTGGAACCGGTGGATTTCTAACTTCTTTTTTAAATAGAGTAAATGAACAAAAAAATACTCTTGAGGATATTAAAAAATACTCTCAATCCGTTTATGGAATTGAAAAGAAGGGATTTCCTTATTTACTAGCTGTTATAAATCTTTTCTTGCACAATGTTGACGATCCTAATTTATTGCATGGAAATTCACTAGAAAAAAATGTAAAAGATTATAGCGAGGATGAAAAATTTGATTTAATAATGATGAATCCTCCTTTTGGAGGTTCTGAGCAAAAAATAATTCAAAGTAATTTTCCAAAAGATCTAAGAAGCGCAGAAACAGCTGATCTTTTTATGCTGGTTATTATGCATAGATTAAAAATGGGTGGGAAAGCTGCTGTTATATTGCCAGATGGTTTTTTGTTTGGCACAGGAGCACAAAAAAATATTAAGAAAAAATTGTTCTCTGAGTTTAATGTTCATACAATAATAAGATTACCAAAAACGGTATTTAGCCCATACACTGATATTAATACTAATATTATTTTCTTTGATAATAATGGTTCTACAAAAAGTACATGATTTTATAGATTGGATATGCCAGAAAATCAAAAAAACTTCTCTAAAACAAAGCCTATGGTATCAAAACATTTAGATCCTATAAGACAATGATGAAATAATAGAAATGAAATTATAGAAGATACTTTTTATAAATCAAAACAATTCAGTATCAGTGAGATTGAAGAATTAGATTATAACTTGAATCAATGCGGTTATTTAGAACAATCTGAAGAAGTACTTGAACCAATGGAACTTATCAAACAATATTATGATAGGAGAACTGAATTAAATAATAAGATTGATAATGTCATATCTGAAATTATAAAAATATTGGAGAAAAAGTAA
- a CDS encoding IS3 family transposase — protein MAKQLSVNEWKYLFEKYEKYRSGELTKKCFLNEMMKIKNVEHISDDQWKRLVNKYKRYNLGMNIESMSGRSPKKGKGSGRPKKTKSNDEILDEFLNDLNKEDLIKIIKIISTDDEIKKIKKDKFKETVTKIKNSFPFKVSNKVIMSLLKIKKSTYYKKLKKLKMIKEKNLELENTVVQAFKETGGIFGRERLAAYISKNKQIKLNYRTLGRIMKKLGLVCRIRKAKRTKESKNVSVTFQNIASRDYDGIYNDIYATDVTYIPSPIDVDQNFVYMSAVIHHKTKKILGFNLSLYNDNSLVIDNIKKVNFPKNFVIHSDHGSQYSSKEYLQLIERLNGKVSMSRIGNSLDNREIEYFFSVLKTEMFENFEKSVKKMTLKQLERHLNRFIDWYNNERMLKKFNYKTPHELWVEFCKK, from the coding sequence ATGGCTAAGCAGTTAAGTGTTAATGAATGGAAATATTTGTTTGAAAAATACGAAAAATATAGATCTGGGGAACTCACTAAAAAATGTTTTTTGAATGAAATGATGAAAATAAAAAATGTAGAACACATTTCTGACGATCAATGAAAGAGATTAGTGAATAAGTATAAAAGATATAATTTAGGTATGAACATAGAATCAATGAGTGGAAGATCGCCTAAAAAAGGTAAAGGTTCCGGCAGGCCAAAAAAGACAAAATCAAATGATGAAATATTAGATGAATTTTTAAATGATCTAAATAAAGAAGATTTGATAAAGATAATAAAAATAATTTCTACAGATGACGAAATTAAGAAGATAAAAAAGGACAAATTTAAAGAAACGGTTACCAAAATAAAGAATTCATTTCCCTTTAAGGTATCGAATAAAGTTATTATGTCATTGCTTAAAATTAAAAAATCTACATACTATAAAAAGCTAAAAAAATTGAAAATGATTAAAGAAAAGAATCTTGAATTAGAGAACACTGTAGTTCAAGCTTTTAAAGAAACTGGAGGCATTTTCGGCAGAGAAAGATTGGCTGCTTATATTAGCAAAAATAAACAAATAAAGCTTAATTATAGGACTTTAGGTAGAATAATGAAAAAACTTGGACTAGTTTGTAGAATAAGAAAAGCAAAAAGAACAAAAGAATCTAAGAATGTATCTGTAACGTTTCAAAATATTGCTTCTCGTGACTATGATGGTATATATAATGATATCTATGCTACTGATGTTACATACATACCTTCGCCAATAGATGTTGATCAAAATTTTGTATATATGTCGGCTGTTATTCATCATAAAACCAAAAAAATTTTAGGTTTTAACCTGTCTTTGTACAATGATAATTCATTGGTTATTGATAATATTAAAAAAGTTAATTTTCCCAAAAATTTTGTTATACATTCTGACCACGGAAGTCAATATTCATCTAAAGAATATCTTCAGTTAATTGAAAGACTTAATGGAAAAGTATCAATGTCAAGAATTGGTAATTCCCTTGACAATAGAGAAATTGAATACTTTTTCTCAGTACTTAAAACTGAAATGTTTGAAAATTTTGAGAAAAGTGTTAAGAAAATGACGCTTAAGCAACTTGAGCGTCATCTAAATAGATTCATTGATTGGTATAATAATGAGCGAATGCTCAAGAAATTTAATTACAAAACTCCACATGAATTGTGAGTGGAGTTTTGTAAAAAATAA